A window of Phosphitispora fastidiosa contains these coding sequences:
- a CDS encoding 2-oxoacid:acceptor oxidoreductase family protein, which translates to MAKAVKIALAGEGGQGVQSVAQIIAEAANEEGREALYIPNFGVEQRGGVSVAFLQIGDERIGSPKFQTADIVVALSDRAVRRTSQYVDGNTTFVYDSSIQGVENDIPRNAGRILAIPAVETSRSELHPRVFNIIIMGAVIKATNVVSEDQARAAIEKKLGYKFEQNPKLRELNFKAIARGMELVEKAQ; encoded by the coding sequence ATGGCAAAAGCAGTCAAAATTGCCTTGGCCGGGGAAGGTGGACAAGGTGTTCAATCAGTAGCTCAAATAATTGCTGAAGCAGCTAATGAAGAAGGAAGGGAAGCGCTCTATATACCGAACTTCGGGGTTGAACAGAGGGGCGGGGTTTCCGTGGCGTTTCTTCAGATAGGAGACGAAAGGATTGGGTCTCCCAAGTTTCAGACAGCGGATATAGTTGTTGCTCTGAGTGACCGTGCAGTCAGAAGGACCAGTCAGTACGTTGACGGCAATACCACTTTTGTTTATGACAGCTCCATCCAAGGAGTAGAAAACGATATCCCCCGAAATGCGGGACGTATCTTAGCGATTCCTGCTGTGGAAACATCAAGATCCGAGCTGCATCCGCGCGTATTTAATATCATAATCATGGGGGCTGTCATTAAGGCTACAAATGTTGTTTCCGAAGACCAGGCTCGGGCTGCCATTGAAAAGAAACTCGGGTATAAGTTTGAACAGAACCCCAAACTGAGGGAGCTTAACTTTAAGGCTATTGCCCGGGGGATGGAACTTGTGGAAAAGGCCCAATAA
- a CDS encoding Asp23/Gls24 family envelope stress response protein: MEVYALVGPSGTGKSHRAAFVAGEHGVDVIIDDGLIIKGSNILGGVSAKSRSTMLGAVRTALFTDADHAGKAIELLKNLQPAKVLILGTSAEMVRKIANRLELPEPMRTITIEDIATEKDIKVARYMRNTYGKHIIPAPTAEVRKSFSGLLLDPVHVLLRLKNRPKPKKAVEKTLVRPTYFRLGKISIADNVIDMLIKKTVRESGVPVKVGKALVKQGEGGVRINLTVQVTYGINIHQMLRQVQELLKNRIEYLTGLQLLTIDIIVSKVDTGE, from the coding sequence ATGGAAGTTTATGCGCTGGTAGGGCCCAGCGGCACCGGCAAAAGCCATCGGGCTGCTTTTGTTGCCGGGGAGCACGGGGTTGATGTCATAATTGATGATGGCTTGATAATTAAAGGAAGCAATATATTGGGAGGGGTTTCGGCAAAAAGCCGGAGTACAATGCTGGGTGCGGTGAGGACTGCGCTGTTTACCGATGCTGATCATGCAGGTAAGGCAATTGAGTTATTAAAGAATCTGCAGCCGGCAAAAGTATTGATCCTGGGGACCTCAGCAGAAATGGTAAGAAAGATTGCTAACAGGTTGGAACTGCCCGAACCAATGAGAACAATAACAATTGAGGATATTGCTACTGAAAAGGATATAAAAGTTGCCCGGTATATGCGTAACACTTATGGTAAACATATTATTCCTGCCCCCACTGCCGAAGTCAGGAAGAGCTTTTCCGGGCTTTTGCTGGATCCGGTCCATGTTTTGCTAAGATTAAAAAACAGGCCTAAACCCAAAAAGGCCGTAGAAAAAACCCTGGTCAGGCCGACTTATTTCCGGCTTGGTAAGATCAGTATCGCAGATAATGTCATTGATATGCTGATAAAGAAAACAGTCCGGGAATCGGGGGTTCCGGTAAAGGTAGGCAAGGCGCTGGTAAAACAGGGCGAGGGTGGGGTGCGCATTAACCTTACAGTTCAGGTGACATACGGAATTAATATACACCAGATGCTGAGGCAGGTTCAGGAATTGTTGAAAAACCGGATCGAGTACTTAACCGGACTACAATTATTAACTATTGATATTATCGTTAGTAAAGTTGATACCGGGGAATAA
- the sucD gene encoding succinate--CoA ligase subunit alpha has product MAIIIDENTRVLIQGITGNQGRFHTEQMVVYGSSIAAGVSPGKGGQQVHGIPVYNTVAEAREESEITAAVLFIPAPAVKDAAFENMENGVKTIVIITEHVPVHDAIDIMAYAADKGVTVVGPNTFGLISPGKCKIGIMPNQIYKPGKTGIVARSGTLSYEIANSLTAAGMGQSTVIGLGGDRIVGLSFIDVLERFEADPETEAVVLVGEIGGNAEEVASDYIRRMTKPVVAFLAGKSAPPGKRMGHAGAIIERGMGTYDGKAAALSAAGAYVAQLPWEVPELLKKAL; this is encoded by the coding sequence GTGGCCATTATTATTGATGAAAACACCAGGGTCCTGATACAGGGTATTACGGGAAATCAGGGCCGGTTTCATACGGAACAGATGGTGGTATATGGAAGCAGTATTGCAGCCGGAGTGTCACCCGGAAAGGGGGGGCAGCAAGTCCACGGGATACCTGTTTACAATACTGTTGCCGAGGCCAGGGAAGAAAGCGAAATCACTGCAGCCGTGCTCTTTATTCCGGCTCCTGCAGTTAAAGATGCGGCATTTGAAAACATGGAAAACGGGGTTAAAACTATAGTTATCATTACCGAGCACGTCCCGGTACATGATGCCATAGATATAATGGCGTATGCTGCCGATAAGGGTGTTACCGTGGTGGGTCCCAACACCTTTGGATTGATTTCACCGGGTAAGTGTAAAATTGGAATTATGCCAAACCAGATATATAAACCGGGGAAAACAGGGATTGTGGCGCGCAGTGGGACACTCAGCTATGAAATTGCCAACAGCCTGACTGCAGCCGGAATGGGTCAGTCCACCGTTATCGGACTAGGAGGAGACCGCATTGTAGGGCTTTCGTTTATTGATGTCCTGGAGCGGTTTGAGGCTGATCCGGAAACAGAAGCAGTTGTGTTGGTTGGGGAAATCGGAGGCAATGCTGAAGAAGTCGCTTCAGATTATATCCGCAGGATGACGAAACCGGTGGTTGCTTTTCTGGCAGGAAAGAGCGCACCTCCGGGAAAAAGGATGGGCCATGCCGGGGCAATTATCGAGCGGGGTATGGGTACATATGACGGCAAAGCGGCTGCCCTAAGCGCTGCCGGGGCTTATGTGGCCCAACTTCCCTGGGAAGTGCCGGAACTTTTAAAGAAAGCACTGTAA
- the sucC gene encoding ADP-forming succinate--CoA ligase subunit beta — translation MKLFEYMGKEIFAQNGIKVPPGKVAAGPDEASAIAAGMGEVVLKSQVLSGGRGKAGGIKFADSPGEAYKLAAELFGTELQGFKTETLLVEKKIRIDKELYLSITLDGSARKPVLIASVSGGVDIEAVPEEKIVKKHIDPEVGVMPHFCREVVCRLGLTGSLAKQGADLITKLYQVFKKYDCELVEINPLVISGDELIAADSKMNIDDEAWFRYPAGTPAVEERTALEKKAHEIGISYVELEGNIAVMANGAGITMATLDIIEHFGGKPCNFMDAGGGADSGATAQAIEILISTKPKVILVNIFGGITRCDEVARAFVRVKEGAGIPVPVVIRLSGTNEAEGIAILKGIGIESYSDIREAAAKAVEIAAVF, via the coding sequence ATGAAACTGTTTGAATACATGGGAAAAGAAATTTTTGCTCAAAACGGTATTAAAGTACCGCCGGGGAAAGTGGCGGCAGGTCCGGATGAGGCCTCAGCAATTGCCGCAGGAATGGGAGAAGTGGTGCTTAAGTCTCAGGTCTTATCTGGAGGAAGAGGCAAGGCAGGGGGGATTAAATTCGCCGACTCTCCGGGTGAAGCGTATAAATTGGCGGCAGAGCTTTTCGGAACAGAGCTGCAGGGCTTCAAAACAGAAACCCTGCTGGTGGAAAAAAAGATTAGGATTGATAAGGAATTATACCTTTCCATAACTCTTGACGGGAGCGCCAGGAAGCCTGTGCTGATAGCTTCAGTCAGTGGCGGGGTGGACATTGAGGCAGTTCCTGAAGAAAAAATAGTAAAAAAGCACATAGACCCGGAAGTGGGAGTAATGCCGCATTTTTGCCGGGAGGTTGTCTGCAGGCTGGGACTGACCGGCAGTTTGGCCAAACAGGGAGCAGACCTGATAACAAAGCTCTATCAGGTATTCAAGAAGTATGACTGCGAGCTGGTAGAGATAAATCCACTGGTCATCAGTGGAGATGAACTGATTGCTGCAGATTCCAAGATGAACATAGACGATGAAGCCTGGTTCCGGTATCCGGCAGGGACACCTGCTGTGGAAGAGCGTACAGCCCTGGAGAAAAAAGCCCACGAGATAGGCATTTCTTATGTAGAACTGGAGGGGAACATTGCTGTAATGGCCAACGGGGCAGGAATCACAATGGCAACACTTGATATCATAGAGCACTTTGGCGGAAAACCCTGCAATTTTATGGATGCCGGGGGCGGTGCAGATTCCGGAGCTACTGCTCAGGCTATAGAAATACTTATTTCGACTAAGCCTAAAGTAATCCTGGTCAATATATTTGGCGGTATTACCAGGTGTGATGAGGTTGCCAGGGCTTTTGTCAGAGTGAAAGAAGGTGCCGGCATTCCGGTTCCCGTGGTCATCAGGCTGAGTGGAACCAACGAAGCAGAGGGCATTGCCATACTAAAGGGAATTGGAATCGAAAGTTACAGTGATATCAGGGAAGCGGCAGCAAAGGCTGTTGAAATCGCGGCAGTATTTTAA
- a CDS encoding 4Fe-4S binding protein: MNVLLKTFSHEGEKGSWTVFPGLCKGCGLCIEKCPKDCLKWSDQLGVYGTPTIQPDMNQCIACGICANVCPDCAITVEKNK, translated from the coding sequence GTGAACGTTTTATTGAAGACCTTCTCTCATGAAGGAGAAAAAGGTTCCTGGACTGTTTTCCCCGGATTGTGCAAGGGTTGTGGGCTTTGTATTGAGAAGTGTCCTAAAGACTGTCTGAAGTGGTCAGATCAGCTGGGCGTATATGGGACGCCGACAATCCAACCTGATATGAATCAGTGTATCGCCTGCGGAATCTGTGCAAATGTATGCCCGGACTGTGCGATTACGGTGGAAAAAAATAAATAA
- a CDS encoding acyl-CoA mutase large subunit family protein: MEQKNRELAAAKEQWEKNLREKILPRFPERKERFLTHSEIPVETLYTPLDTANTDYLEALGMPGEYPYTRGVQPTMYRGRTWTMRQYAGFGTAEETNRRFKYLLDRGQMGLSVAFDLPTQIGYDSDHPLSFGEVGKVGVAIDSLRDMENLFEGIPLDKVSTSMTINSPAAVLMAMYIAVGEKQGVSREQLSGTIQNDILKEYIARGTYIYPPEPSMRLITDTFAYCSANLPNWNSISISGYHIREAGSTAVQEMAFTIANGIAYVEAAIKAGLDIDEFAPRLSFFFNAHLNFFEEIAKFRAARRIWARIMKDRFGAKNPKSLMLRFHTQTAGCTLTAQQPDVNIIRVAYQALSAVLGGTQSLHTNSRDEALALPSEDSVLIALRTQQVIAYETGVTDTVDPLGGSYFVEDLTNRVEKAAMDYINRIEAIGGAVRAIEEGFQQMEIMDSAYKYQLEIESAERVVIGVNRFQIEERSPQDLLRVDPVLEENQRRKLSQLKQERDPLAVSGSLDRLKKAAAGSENLMLPILEAVRAYATLGEICDVLRDVFGEYQQKAIF; encoded by the coding sequence ATGGAACAGAAGAACAGAGAACTGGCTGCTGCCAAAGAACAATGGGAAAAGAACTTAAGAGAAAAGATTCTGCCAAGGTTTCCGGAACGAAAAGAGCGGTTTTTGACCCATTCAGAAATCCCGGTGGAAACACTGTATACCCCGTTGGATACCGCGAACACTGACTACTTAGAGGCATTGGGAATGCCTGGAGAATACCCGTATACCAGAGGCGTGCAGCCCACGATGTACCGGGGGCGTACCTGGACCATGCGCCAGTATGCCGGCTTCGGGACGGCTGAAGAGACTAACCGGCGGTTTAAGTACCTGTTGGACCGGGGTCAGATGGGCTTGAGTGTGGCTTTTGACCTGCCGACACAAATCGGTTATGATTCGGACCATCCCCTGTCTTTTGGTGAAGTGGGCAAGGTGGGAGTGGCCATTGATTCCCTCAGGGATATGGAGAATCTTTTCGAGGGCATACCCTTGGATAAGGTGAGTACATCCATGACCATCAATTCACCAGCAGCGGTTCTCATGGCTATGTATATTGCAGTCGGCGAGAAGCAGGGCGTAAGCCGGGAACAGCTCTCAGGCACCATCCAGAATGATATTTTGAAAGAGTATATTGCCCGGGGAACTTATATATATCCGCCGGAGCCGTCAATGAGACTGATAACAGATACATTTGCCTATTGTTCAGCAAATCTTCCCAACTGGAACAGCATCAGTATCAGTGGTTATCACATCAGGGAGGCAGGTTCCACTGCTGTTCAGGAGATGGCCTTTACCATTGCCAATGGAATTGCTTACGTTGAAGCTGCTATTAAGGCAGGTTTAGATATCGATGAATTTGCTCCCAGGCTGTCATTTTTCTTTAATGCCCATTTGAATTTCTTTGAGGAAATTGCCAAATTCCGGGCAGCCCGCCGTATCTGGGCCAGGATAATGAAAGATCGTTTTGGGGCTAAAAACCCCAAGTCACTGATGCTGAGGTTTCATACCCAGACTGCCGGGTGTACGCTGACAGCGCAGCAGCCTGATGTCAATATAATCAGGGTGGCCTATCAGGCGCTGAGTGCAGTCCTTGGTGGCACCCAGTCACTGCATACCAATTCGCGGGATGAGGCCCTGGCCCTGCCTTCTGAGGATTCAGTCCTGATAGCGCTCCGGACCCAGCAGGTAATTGCATATGAAACCGGGGTCACAGACACTGTGGACCCCCTGGGCGGGTCCTACTTTGTAGAAGACCTGACCAATCGGGTGGAAAAAGCCGCCATGGATTATATCAACAGGATAGAAGCCATAGGCGGCGCTGTCAGGGCCATTGAAGAAGGGTTTCAGCAGATGGAAATCATGGACAGCGCTTACAAGTATCAATTGGAAATTGAATCAGCAGAACGGGTTGTCATCGGTGTCAACAGGTTTCAGATAGAAGAAAGGTCTCCCCAAGATTTGCTCAGGGTAGACCCGGTCCTGGAAGAAAACCAGCGCCGGAAACTCAGTCAGTTGAAACAGGAGAGAGATCCTCTGGCAGTTTCCGGATCCCTGGACAGGTTGAAGAAAGCCGCCGCAGGCTCTGAGAATCTGATG